A section of the Corynebacterium auris genome encodes:
- a CDS encoding class C sortase has product MSTTMPNGTAGGRHRAASAGHSVLRRIVVPALLIILGLAVMLYPVVASQWNNYVQRNVAQQYDEIMDQQKAEDPELIQRTLVDARAYNETHTDGPILDPWLARVSKDNGAYQEYLQQLSGQPAMSQVTIPAIDSKLPVYHGTDERTLQKGLGHLFGSALPVGGAGMHAVITGHTGITNATLWDNLVEVQVGDDIYVSTFGEKMKYKVYDIETVLPNETDSLKAQQGRDLLTLITCTPYGINTHRLLVHAERVPLDPEDEQIIADAGGFTMQWWMWLVLAVALAVAVALIWWIRRTMASSKEKSSEQN; this is encoded by the coding sequence ATGAGCACCACTATGCCCAACGGCACTGCCGGCGGCAGACACCGGGCCGCGTCGGCCGGACACTCCGTCCTGCGCCGCATTGTGGTGCCCGCGCTCCTGATCATCCTCGGCCTTGCCGTCATGCTGTACCCGGTCGTCGCGTCGCAGTGGAACAACTATGTTCAGCGCAACGTGGCGCAGCAGTACGACGAGATCATGGATCAGCAAAAGGCGGAGGACCCCGAGCTGATCCAGCGCACGCTCGTGGATGCCCGCGCGTACAACGAAACACACACCGACGGGCCGATCCTTGACCCGTGGCTCGCGCGCGTGAGCAAAGACAACGGCGCCTACCAGGAGTACCTTCAGCAGCTCTCCGGCCAGCCCGCCATGAGTCAGGTGACCATTCCCGCAATCGACTCGAAGCTCCCTGTCTACCACGGCACCGACGAACGGACCTTGCAAAAGGGCCTAGGGCACCTCTTCGGCAGTGCCTTACCCGTCGGCGGGGCGGGTATGCACGCAGTAATCACCGGGCATACCGGGATCACGAATGCCACGCTCTGGGACAACCTGGTGGAAGTACAGGTGGGCGATGACATCTACGTCAGCACCTTCGGCGAAAAGATGAAGTACAAGGTGTATGACATCGAGACGGTGCTTCCCAACGAAACTGACTCCCTCAAGGCACAGCAGGGTCGCGACCTTCTCACGTTGATCACCTGCACCCCGTACGGCATCAACACTCACCGATTGCTTGTCCACGCGGAGCGGGTGCCTCTTGACCCGGAGGACGAGCAGATCATTGCGGATGCGGGCGGTTTCACCATGCAATGGTGGATGTGGCTGGTCTTGGCCGTAGCGCTCGCAGTTGCGGTCGCCTTGATCTGGTGGATCCGACGCACAATGGCCAGCTCGAAGGAGAAGAGCAGTGAACAAAACTAA
- a CDS encoding SpaH/EbpB family LPXTG-anchored major pilin: protein MRFVASSRTVAACAAVGIALASSAATAPIAFAQDTPQVPGQPSVPAANIDPSRTGSITINKRLNPTELREATGAVDPQASGAPLQGVTFTATRINRDITTAEGFAALAQMTPATAAENLSPLPADRRTGTTNAAGQVQFEDLSVGAYLVEESITGTVSVGGQEIPAGSVVPGSAFIVFVPFTQQNENNAGTWNYNPVVYPKNTSLTTQKSVVDSSDDQGDNVGDTVEYQIRSTIPAVPQGQTLGQYQIHDRYNPTELGDVTVQSVSISGTNQALTPELHYTVNDTLTQDGRAQKTIDFTAAGLALLAANSGQQVVVNLEADLLAIDEGDGEIVNETQTTGFTREGDTNHEFQTDNQQVRTYLAKLRVVKHVQGNEETRLQGAEFELYQTENCTAEGVADEEPLTVGGARSWTTGADGTFTIDGLHVTDFANNEEAELPSFCLLETEAPAGYARLTQPIEVSLTRAETRVVGQTVPLKSINVANVQSSTPTLPATGGAGVALLLLVGAGIIGGGVYAARRNSAEA, encoded by the coding sequence ATGCGATTCGTCGCTTCTTCCCGCACCGTCGCCGCCTGCGCGGCGGTGGGCATCGCCCTGGCGTCCTCTGCCGCCACCGCCCCGATCGCGTTCGCGCAGGACACTCCCCAAGTTCCTGGCCAGCCGAGCGTGCCGGCTGCCAACATCGACCCCAGCCGCACCGGATCGATCACCATCAACAAGCGCCTGAACCCGACCGAGCTCCGCGAAGCTACCGGCGCCGTGGACCCCCAGGCGTCGGGTGCCCCCCTCCAGGGCGTGACGTTCACCGCGACGAGGATCAACCGCGATATCACCACCGCCGAGGGCTTCGCCGCACTCGCTCAAATGACGCCGGCCACCGCCGCGGAGAACCTCTCGCCGCTGCCGGCCGACCGCCGCACCGGTACGACGAACGCCGCCGGCCAGGTGCAGTTCGAGGACCTGTCCGTCGGCGCCTACTTGGTTGAAGAGTCCATCACCGGCACGGTGTCTGTCGGCGGCCAGGAGATTCCCGCTGGCTCCGTGGTTCCGGGCTCTGCATTCATCGTGTTCGTGCCGTTCACGCAGCAGAACGAGAACAACGCTGGGACGTGGAACTACAACCCCGTTGTCTACCCCAAGAACACCTCGCTGACCACGCAGAAGAGCGTCGTCGACTCCTCTGACGACCAGGGTGACAACGTCGGGGACACCGTGGAGTACCAGATCCGCTCGACCATCCCGGCGGTCCCCCAGGGCCAGACGCTGGGCCAGTACCAGATCCACGACCGCTACAACCCGACCGAGCTGGGCGATGTCACGGTTCAGTCCGTGTCCATCTCCGGTACTAACCAGGCGCTCACTCCTGAACTCCACTATACGGTCAACGACACCCTGACTCAGGACGGCAGGGCGCAAAAGACCATCGACTTCACTGCAGCTGGTCTGGCTCTGCTGGCGGCTAACTCGGGCCAGCAGGTCGTGGTAAACCTCGAGGCCGACCTCCTGGCTATCGATGAAGGCGACGGCGAGATCGTCAACGAGACGCAGACCACCGGTTTCACCCGCGAGGGCGACACGAACCACGAGTTCCAAACCGATAACCAGCAGGTCAGAACCTACCTGGCTAAGCTCCGGGTGGTCAAGCACGTCCAGGGCAACGAGGAGACCCGCCTGCAGGGTGCGGAATTTGAGCTCTACCAGACGGAAAACTGCACCGCCGAAGGCGTTGCGGACGAGGAGCCGCTGACCGTGGGCGGCGCAAGGTCCTGGACCACGGGAGCGGACGGCACGTTCACCATCGATGGGCTCCACGTCACCGACTTTGCCAACAATGAGGAAGCGGAACTGCCCAGCTTCTGCCTTCTGGAGACCGAAGCCCCCGCAGGCTACGCGCGGCTGACGCAGCCGATCGAGGTCAGCCTGACGCGCGCAGAAACCCGCGTCGTCGGCCAGACGGTCCCGCTGAAGAGCATCAACGTCGCCAACGTCCAGTCCAGCACTCCGACGCTGCCGGCCACCGGTGGCGCGGGCGTCGCCCTGCTGCTGCTCGTCGGCGCCGGGATCATCGGCGGCGGTGTCTACGCAGCCCGCCGTAACTCGGCCGAGGCCTAA
- a CDS encoding DUF6923 family protein → MPESAAQAQTGTPAESAVAGETRLEAGTDYDDTTTTRLFGPVEHSVSFTARDGQPSRDLVITRVEITSTLPADFDGSWSVSRNAATSGAGFRECRDCSGGGQSLEVDLAESHNGSTTLALQPGDTLEVTFSDNAAEPASRYDYEVYGYYVSHSEPEVQETTGDGSESSGTATEEPEQPGQARAAADGEPRNAEAENAEVASLSTLLREALPIALSLYAAEPTPYAARAAGPNVYASPWNRDPGPLASSTHTLTALDNRVWQDRFDLGGSQGAVISSITYEYLRPNGLAFQRSFTSDDAFAFNISGVINSDAVPAAERTPIFLCDGRSTRVSCPYGQLYYGVRPDRNNPAPGEHVGWRYPVRSGATGSPVVYVNAIIGHQLNARQNVSFRPEVTFTFSDSNNRPTTLEVPANTQTTIRYTWSNSQSSNPPQGNQARLTVTGNTGGTSTPPPPPGGPDPSFDPTRPGGRCAPRGGTVWVSASAHTNPDATFNDRNTTQLYRQVYGSTTFETVGPVTNWVYNALAYNPRDGYLYAVSQGRIRTPASMSGNANTYDEDPRYPAGHLLRISPQNGSVQDLGKIEGIQQQRVGTWPNDLWGGITSGVITANGLFIFGNASLSGTGDRYTLDLSNVNANTSNQWWANRITARLRSNDYAFFGDSSDGYIYGMRNNTTILERINIADGSVTEFNMAGIQGPLGRTMPSGLYGTAWTFPNGNLGFGLNSANTSYQIEIYDSTPTSFKARLVSVAPSPTSQSNDAASNALVVPPTDLGIAKRLVSLQGGVATWDITVTNHGPCGSSGFNVVDQVPASYTNVQVQGDASGWIQTQSTRGNTVVALHGPLAAGQTATFRLTAGYSASNDACVSNTASVLGNERDESTQNNMASDGACEIVVEKTVVDVNGDGVIDGVDSSQPVPGSTDRTIQYTITVRNRDPNNASTYNLIESPQFSRLVEVQGGTVVFPDGGWSTLGKPQNQESIRFPLAQNRRIGPGETHTYRVTLRYSAPPQGADFSTAECQAGSPRQGLFNEASVTYPGGSAADDACGPIVRDETVTLFLQKVGNDNRTTPLAGAAFEVRAENGEVVAVMNTPDTANEGLYSASGLRKGTQYYLVETQSPEGYSLLPEPIAFTITNDDSGNARVDVADNLHAIGLVTDPDHDGASPRSAYITIADFRQGDLPKTGGNGYLPWALISALLVLVGSLTARRKDI, encoded by the coding sequence GTGCCCGAGAGCGCAGCGCAGGCACAGACGGGAACGCCTGCAGAGTCCGCCGTCGCTGGGGAAACAAGGCTTGAGGCCGGAACGGACTATGACGACACCACAACCACGCGTCTGTTTGGGCCGGTTGAGCATTCCGTTTCCTTCACCGCCCGAGACGGCCAACCATCTCGAGACCTGGTGATCACCCGCGTCGAGATAACCTCCACGCTCCCCGCGGACTTTGACGGCAGCTGGTCCGTCTCGCGCAACGCCGCCACCTCCGGCGCCGGTTTCCGTGAATGCCGCGATTGCTCCGGGGGCGGGCAGTCGCTCGAGGTCGACTTGGCGGAATCTCACAACGGCAGCACCACGCTGGCTCTGCAGCCCGGTGACACCCTCGAGGTGACCTTTTCCGACAACGCCGCCGAGCCGGCCTCTCGCTACGACTACGAGGTGTACGGCTACTACGTAAGCCACTCTGAGCCCGAGGTCCAGGAGACCACCGGGGACGGCTCCGAGTCGAGCGGCACGGCGACAGAGGAACCGGAGCAGCCCGGTCAGGCGCGCGCCGCTGCCGACGGCGAGCCCCGAAACGCCGAGGCGGAGAATGCAGAGGTAGCCTCCCTTTCTACGCTGCTGCGTGAAGCACTGCCGATCGCGCTGTCCCTCTACGCTGCAGAACCAACCCCGTATGCGGCACGGGCGGCGGGGCCAAATGTCTACGCATCTCCGTGGAATCGGGACCCCGGCCCCCTGGCGTCATCAACCCACACGTTGACGGCACTCGACAACCGGGTATGGCAGGACCGGTTCGACCTGGGGGGCTCGCAGGGCGCAGTGATTTCGAGCATTACGTACGAGTACCTCCGGCCGAACGGGCTGGCCTTCCAACGCAGCTTCACCAGCGACGACGCCTTCGCGTTCAACATCAGCGGGGTTATTAACAGCGATGCCGTGCCGGCAGCCGAGCGGACCCCAATTTTTCTGTGTGATGGGCGGAGCACCCGAGTCTCGTGCCCTTACGGCCAGCTCTACTACGGTGTGCGGCCGGACCGAAACAACCCGGCCCCGGGTGAACACGTCGGGTGGCGCTACCCGGTGCGAAGCGGTGCGACGGGTAGCCCCGTCGTCTACGTCAACGCCATTATCGGGCACCAGCTCAACGCGCGCCAGAACGTCAGCTTTCGGCCGGAGGTGACGTTCACCTTCAGTGACTCCAATAATCGCCCCACCACCCTCGAGGTACCCGCGAACACGCAGACCACGATTCGCTACACGTGGAGTAACTCCCAGAGCAGCAACCCCCCGCAGGGCAACCAGGCGAGGCTGACGGTTACGGGCAATACCGGCGGTACCTCCACGCCCCCGCCCCCACCCGGCGGTCCGGATCCGTCCTTCGACCCGACTCGGCCAGGCGGTCGGTGCGCGCCCCGAGGCGGCACCGTGTGGGTCAGCGCGTCCGCCCACACGAACCCGGACGCGACGTTCAACGACCGCAATACAACCCAGCTGTACCGCCAAGTTTACGGCAGCACGACGTTCGAAACGGTCGGGCCTGTTACGAACTGGGTGTATAACGCTTTGGCGTACAACCCGAGAGACGGTTACCTCTACGCCGTCAGCCAGGGCCGCATCCGGACCCCCGCGTCGATGTCGGGCAACGCGAACACCTACGACGAGGACCCCCGTTACCCCGCAGGCCACCTCCTGCGCATCTCCCCGCAGAACGGCTCCGTGCAGGACCTCGGAAAGATCGAGGGGATCCAGCAGCAGCGGGTTGGCACATGGCCGAACGACCTGTGGGGTGGCATCACCTCCGGCGTGATCACCGCAAACGGTCTGTTCATCTTCGGCAACGCTTCCCTCTCCGGTACGGGAGACCGCTACACGTTGGACCTATCGAACGTCAACGCGAATACAAGCAATCAGTGGTGGGCCAACCGAATCACGGCCCGTCTGCGCTCCAACGACTACGCGTTCTTTGGAGACAGCTCCGACGGCTACATCTACGGCATGCGCAACAACACGACCATCCTGGAGCGTATCAACATTGCCGATGGTTCCGTGACTGAGTTCAATATGGCGGGCATTCAGGGCCCGCTCGGCCGGACCATGCCCAGCGGTCTTTACGGCACGGCCTGGACGTTCCCGAACGGAAACCTAGGTTTCGGTTTGAACTCGGCAAACACCTCGTATCAGATCGAGATCTATGACTCGACGCCCACGAGCTTCAAGGCCCGGCTTGTCTCCGTGGCGCCCTCCCCGACCTCGCAATCGAACGACGCTGCCTCGAACGCGCTCGTCGTTCCCCCAACGGACCTGGGGATAGCGAAGAGGCTGGTTTCTCTCCAAGGTGGCGTGGCCACGTGGGACATTACCGTGACCAATCATGGCCCCTGTGGCTCGTCCGGATTCAACGTCGTTGATCAGGTTCCCGCCAGCTACACCAACGTTCAGGTGCAGGGCGACGCCAGCGGTTGGATCCAGACCCAGTCGACGCGCGGGAATACCGTTGTTGCGCTGCACGGTCCCTTGGCAGCTGGGCAAACTGCGACATTCCGTTTGACGGCTGGGTACTCGGCGAGCAACGACGCTTGTGTCAGCAACACTGCGTCCGTGCTGGGCAACGAAAGAGACGAGAGCACGCAGAACAACATGGCTTCGGACGGCGCCTGCGAAATTGTGGTCGAGAAAACCGTCGTTGACGTCAACGGCGACGGGGTCATCGATGGGGTTGATTCCAGCCAACCGGTGCCGGGGTCGACGGACAGGACGATCCAGTACACCATCACGGTGAGAAACCGCGACCCGAACAACGCGAGCACCTACAACCTTATTGAGTCTCCGCAGTTCTCTCGGCTGGTCGAGGTGCAGGGCGGCACCGTCGTGTTCCCCGACGGTGGCTGGTCTACCCTGGGCAAACCACAGAACCAGGAGAGTATTCGCTTCCCGCTCGCGCAGAATAGAAGGATCGGACCGGGAGAGACACATACCTACCGTGTGACTCTCCGTTACTCGGCTCCGCCCCAGGGCGCGGACTTTTCCACGGCCGAATGCCAAGCCGGCTCTCCTCGTCAGGGCTTGTTCAACGAGGCGAGTGTGACCTATCCGGGCGGAAGCGCAGCGGACGATGCGTGCGGTCCGATTGTCAGGGACGAAACAGTAACGCTGTTCCTGCAGAAGGTTGGCAACGACAATCGCACTACGCCGTTGGCCGGTGCAGCTTTTGAGGTCCGTGCCGAGAACGGCGAGGTTGTCGCCGTGATGAACACCCCGGACACCGCGAACGAAGGGCTCTACTCCGCGTCGGGGCTGCGCAAGGGCACGCAGTACTACCTTGTGGAGACCCAGTCGCCGGAGGGCTACTCGCTGCTGCCGGAGCCCATCGCGTTCACCATCACCAACGATGACAGCGGCAACGCCAGAGTCGACGTGGCGGACAACCTCCACGCAATTGGGCTCGTGACCGACCCAGACCACGACGGGGCATCCCCGCGCAGCGCGTACATCACCATCGCCGATTTCAGGCAGGGCGACCTGCCCAAGACCGGTGGTAACGGGTACCTGCCGTGGGCTCTCATCTCCGCGCTCCTCGTACTCGTAGGCAGCCTAACCGCACGCCGAAAGGACATCTAA
- a CDS encoding SpaH/EbpB family LPXTG-anchored major pilin, whose product MNKTKIAVLLVAGALAFAPGAEARTVTGKTDNVAVEAIDSTRSVDLTITKSPRNPYDDPPPNMLPDGGLAGFTFELRRVEGVDLTTASGWEKARAMSLDEARQAANGPRYTATTDSTGTARFTDLPIGLYYVVETPPDRPGYTWFYGGPFLITLPIGDATETQWLYDVTIRAKSPLPGTPPTTTPPTATPPPATPPTMTPPTSTPPTTTPPQPPSTMPGPGPTPAPGDTPTPGAPVPGEGQPGDVPRLASTGANVVTIALLGLAMVLLGIVLARRRRSER is encoded by the coding sequence GTGAACAAAACTAAAATCGCGGTGCTTCTCGTCGCCGGAGCTTTAGCTTTCGCGCCAGGGGCGGAAGCAAGGACAGTGACAGGCAAGACCGACAACGTCGCCGTCGAAGCCATCGACTCCACCCGCTCCGTCGATTTGACCATCACAAAATCGCCCCGCAACCCCTACGACGATCCGCCGCCCAACATGCTGCCCGACGGCGGCCTCGCCGGCTTCACGTTTGAGCTCCGCCGCGTGGAAGGCGTCGATCTCACCACCGCTAGTGGGTGGGAGAAAGCTCGGGCAATGAGCCTCGATGAGGCACGGCAAGCAGCAAACGGGCCGCGCTACACCGCCACGACCGATTCGACCGGTACCGCCCGTTTCACGGACCTGCCAATCGGCCTGTACTACGTCGTGGAAACACCGCCCGACAGGCCCGGCTACACCTGGTTTTACGGCGGCCCCTTCCTGATCACCCTGCCCATCGGGGACGCGACTGAGACGCAGTGGCTATACGACGTCACCATCAGGGCGAAAAGCCCCCTGCCCGGAACCCCTCCAACGACGACCCCTCCAACAGCGACACCCCCACCGGCGACACCGCCAACGATGACCCCTCCAACGTCGACCCCGCCGACCACAACTCCACCGCAACCGCCCAGTACAATGCCCGGTCCGGGCCCGACACCTGCCCCCGGTGACACTCCCACCCCCGGGGCACCAGTTCCCGGCGAGGGGCAGCCAGGGGACGTCCCCCGACTGGCCAGCACCGGCGCGAACGTGGTCACCATCGCCCTGCTTGGCCTCGCGATGGTTCTGTTGGGCATTGTCCTCGCGCGCCGACGCCGCTCGGAACGCTAG
- a CDS encoding App1 family protein, with amino-acid sequence MAMADAARWVEARVRRAGVRRKASASWLPAPTGFTGYGSTSRARVVGRVLMADPDAPAPSSRLQRGYRQFLTTPVPDIPVTVSLGARTVHTRTDDQGYVVALIADHGCQPGWHDALLRVPLCARPARAPVCVIADDVTHGVISDIDDTIMVTQLPRALLAAWNSWVLRATNRRPVDGMAEFLRAARGPGEPVFYVSTGAWNTYGMLHDFMLRHGFPTGPMLLTDWGPTPTALFRSGPEHKRVQLRNLLIDFPRITWTLVGDDGQHDPMIYSNLVAEHPGRVKLVALRELTAPQHLLAHGTASTMEQPGDYRGVPAIHGADGHELLARLRGLGC; translated from the coding sequence ATGGCAATGGCGGATGCGGCCCGGTGGGTGGAGGCGCGGGTGCGGCGCGCGGGAGTGCGCCGGAAAGCAAGCGCGTCCTGGCTGCCCGCCCCCACCGGCTTCACCGGCTACGGCAGCACCAGCCGGGCCCGGGTAGTGGGCCGCGTACTCATGGCTGACCCCGATGCCCCGGCGCCCTCCTCCCGCCTGCAGCGCGGCTACCGGCAGTTTTTGACAACCCCGGTGCCCGACATTCCCGTCACAGTGAGCCTCGGCGCGCGCACCGTGCACACGCGCACGGACGACCAGGGCTACGTGGTCGCCCTCATCGCCGACCACGGGTGCCAGCCCGGCTGGCACGATGCGCTGCTCAGAGTCCCGCTCTGCGCCCGCCCCGCCCGCGCCCCCGTATGCGTTATCGCCGACGATGTCACCCACGGCGTCATCTCCGATATTGACGACACGATCATGGTGACCCAGCTGCCGCGCGCCCTGCTGGCGGCGTGGAACTCCTGGGTGCTGCGCGCCACCAACCGCCGTCCCGTCGACGGCATGGCCGAGTTTTTGCGCGCCGCCCGCGGCCCCGGAGAACCCGTGTTCTACGTCTCCACCGGGGCGTGGAACACCTATGGCATGCTGCACGACTTCATGCTGCGCCACGGCTTCCCCACCGGCCCCATGTTGCTGACGGACTGGGGCCCGACCCCCACGGCGCTGTTTCGCTCCGGCCCGGAGCACAAGCGGGTACAGCTGCGCAACCTGCTCATCGACTTTCCCCGCATCACCTGGACGCTGGTGGGCGACGACGGCCAGCACGACCCGATGATTTACTCCAACCTCGTCGCCGAACACCCCGGGCGCGTGAAGCTTGTGGCGCTGCGCGAGCTCACCGCCCCGCAGCACCTTCTGGCCCACGGCACGGCCTCCACGATGGAGCAGCCCGGCGACTACCGCGGCGTGCCCGCCATCCACGGGGCGGACGGCCACGAGCTGCTCGCGCGGCTGCGCGGGCTGGGGTGCTAG
- a CDS encoding methionine ABC transporter permease, whose amino-acid sequence MNLLDSSVTFDQYVQAGQETLYMVLVSLGAGSLLGIPLGLALVLTRPGALRGNRVAYSVLNVLVNIVRSLPFVILMVAIVPFTRALVGTAIGTTAALVPLTIFIAPFIARLLESAFLDISPGIYEAAESMGASTWQTIRLFLLPEAKPSIILALTTATVTLIGATAMAGTIGGGGIGDLAISYGYQQFDSVVILITVIILVIVVQGIQSLGSVLAKRARH is encoded by the coding sequence ATGAATCTGCTCGATTCCAGCGTGACGTTCGACCAGTACGTCCAGGCCGGTCAGGAAACCCTCTACATGGTCCTTGTCTCCTTGGGCGCGGGCAGCCTCCTCGGTATCCCGCTGGGGCTCGCGCTCGTGCTCACCCGCCCCGGGGCGTTGCGGGGCAACCGCGTTGCCTACTCGGTACTCAACGTGCTGGTCAACATCGTCCGCTCCCTGCCCTTCGTGATCCTGATGGTGGCCATCGTCCCCTTCACCAGGGCGCTGGTGGGCACTGCGATCGGCACAACCGCGGCTCTTGTGCCACTGACCATCTTCATCGCGCCGTTCATCGCCCGGCTGCTGGAGTCCGCGTTTTTGGACATCAGCCCCGGCATCTATGAGGCGGCGGAATCCATGGGGGCGTCAACCTGGCAGACGATCCGCCTTTTCCTCCTGCCCGAGGCGAAGCCCTCCATCATCCTCGCGCTGACCACCGCGACGGTCACCCTCATCGGCGCCACGGCCATGGCGGGCACCATCGGCGGCGGCGGTATCGGCGACCTCGCCATTTCCTACGGCTACCAACAATTCGACTCGGTGGTCATCCTCATCACCGTCATCATCCTGGTCATCGTGGTCCAGGGCATCCAGAGCCTGGGCAGCGTCCTGGCGAAGCGGGCGCGCCACTAG
- the amn gene encoding AMP nucleosidase, which yields MVNAVDVDGAVDKLIALYERSCQLAREVVDSGGYERYDDVRYPKISVDIKTWVPIDRTEPFGYVDEAGVYSAVVSRPDLMAGYLRAQLGALCANYDTEISVDYSDVRIPPEYIRGISRPDGAHAIPRPTLDSVHDAIVDGAWEAFHGAEKPLFHFGPQRFDLACARLEHYTGIEVDSLQKYILFTNYAMHVTEFVRFGLRQLADPASRYSALRLPSGETVSDTVAFEDLDLASRYQMPRYDLITPEGDGITMINIGVGPSNAKTITDSLAVLRPEAWIMIGHCAGLDGRMRIGDLILGNAYERHDGVLDEYIRPDSPIPAVPEIQRTLEKAVREVYGEDAELMRTGTVLSAADRNWEWKTPRDLWEWLRGSTAAAVDMESCALAANGYRYRVPYGTLLAVSDLPLHAVPKLPAAAQAFYSNSKEAHVMCAVRAMERLAENPERLRTRKLRRTIGEVPFR from the coding sequence ATGGTGAATGCAGTGGACGTGGATGGGGCCGTCGATAAGCTCATTGCGCTCTACGAACGCTCGTGCCAGCTCGCGCGCGAGGTCGTGGACTCGGGGGGCTACGAACGCTACGACGACGTGCGCTACCCCAAGATCAGCGTGGACATCAAGACCTGGGTGCCCATCGACCGCACGGAGCCGTTCGGCTACGTCGACGAGGCCGGGGTGTACTCCGCCGTTGTATCGCGGCCCGACCTCATGGCCGGCTACCTGCGCGCGCAGCTCGGCGCCCTGTGCGCGAACTACGACACCGAGATCAGCGTCGACTACTCTGACGTGCGCATCCCGCCCGAGTACATCCGCGGTATCTCCCGCCCCGACGGCGCCCACGCGATCCCCCGGCCGACATTGGACTCGGTGCACGACGCCATCGTCGACGGGGCGTGGGAGGCCTTCCACGGCGCGGAAAAGCCGCTGTTCCACTTCGGCCCGCAGCGCTTCGACCTCGCCTGCGCGCGCCTTGAGCACTACACCGGCATCGAGGTGGACTCGCTGCAGAAGTACATCCTGTTCACCAACTACGCCATGCACGTCACCGAGTTCGTGCGCTTCGGGCTGCGACAGCTGGCCGACCCCGCCTCGCGCTACAGCGCCCTGCGTCTGCCCAGCGGGGAGACCGTCTCCGATACCGTCGCCTTCGAGGACCTCGACCTCGCCTCCCGCTACCAGATGCCGCGTTACGACCTCATCACCCCGGAGGGCGACGGCATCACGATGATCAACATCGGCGTCGGGCCCTCCAACGCCAAAACCATCACCGACTCGCTTGCGGTGCTGCGCCCCGAGGCGTGGATCATGATCGGCCACTGCGCCGGCCTCGACGGGCGCATGCGCATCGGCGACCTCATCCTGGGCAACGCCTACGAGCGCCACGACGGCGTGCTCGACGAATACATCCGCCCCGACTCGCCCATCCCCGCCGTGCCCGAGATCCAGCGCACCCTGGAAAAGGCGGTACGCGAGGTCTACGGCGAGGACGCCGAGCTCATGCGCACCGGCACGGTGCTCTCCGCCGCCGACCGCAACTGGGAGTGGAAGACCCCACGCGACCTGTGGGAATGGCTCCGCGGCTCCACCGCCGCGGCCGTGGACATGGAATCCTGCGCCCTCGCCGCGAACGGCTACCGCTACCGCGTGCCCTACGGCACCCTGCTCGCCGTCTCCGACCTGCCCCTGCACGCCGTGCCCAAGCTGCCCGCCGCGGCGCAGGCTTTCTACTCCAACTCCAAGGAGGCGCACGTCATGTGCGCGGTCCGCGCCATGGAGCGCCTGGCGGAAAACCCCGAGCGGCTGCGCACGAGGAAGCTGCGTCGCACGATCGGCGAGGTGCCCTTCCGCTAG